A stretch of the Gracilinanus agilis isolate LMUSP501 chromosome 4, AgileGrace, whole genome shotgun sequence genome encodes the following:
- the MEF2D gene encoding myocyte-specific enhancer factor 2D isoform X3 produces MGRKKIQIQRITDERNRQVTFTKRKFGLMKKAYELSVLCDCEIALIIFNHSNKLFQYASTDMDKVLLKYTEYNEPHESRTNADIIETLRKKGFNGCDSPEPDGEDSLEQSPLLEDKYRPASEELDGLFRRYGSAVPAPNFAMPVTVPVSNQNSLQFSNPGGSLVTPSLVTSSLTDPRLLSPQQPALQRNSVSPGLPQRPASAGAMLGGDLNSANGACPSPVGNGYVSARASPGLLPVANGNSLSKVIPAKSPPPPTHSAQLGAPSRKPDLRVITSQGGKGLMHHLTEDHLDLNNAQRLGVSQSTHSLTTPVVSVATPSLLSQGLPFSSMPTAYNTDYQLTSAELSSLPAFSSTGGLSLGNVTAWQQQQQPQPPQQQPQPPQQPPPQPQPQPQQQQPPPPPPPPPQQQSHLVPVSLSNLIPGSPLPHVAAALTVTTHPHISIKSEPVSPSRERSPAPPAPAPFPAPARPEPGDGLSSPAGASYEAGERDDGRGDFGPTLGLLRPAPEPDTESSAVKRMRLDTWTLK; encoded by the exons ATGGGGCGGAAAAAGATCCAGATTCAACGGATCACAGATGAACGGAACCGGCAG GTGACATTCACCAAACGGAAGTTTGGGTTAATGAAGAAAGCCTACGAGCTGAGTGTGTTGTGTGACTGTGAAATTGCCCTCATCATCTTCAACCACTCCAACAAGCTGTTCCAATATGCCAGCACCGACATGGACAAAGTCCTCCTCAAGTACACAGAGTACAACGAGCCTCATGAGAGCCGCACCAATGCCGACATCATTGAG ACCCTGAGGAAGAAAGGCTTCAATGGCTGTGACAGCCCCGAGCCCGATGGGGAGGACTCCCTGGAGCAGAGCCCCCTGCTGGAGGACAAGTATCGGCCGGCCAGTGAGGAGCTGGACGGGCTCTTCCGGCGCTATGGG TCTGCAGTCCCAGCTCCAAATTTCGCCATGCCGGTCACGGTGCCTGTGTCCAATCAGAACTCACTTCAGTTCAGCAACCCTGGGGGTTCTCTGGTGACCCCATCGCTGGTTACGTCATCCCTCACAGACCCAAGGCTCCTGTCCCCCCAGCAGCCGGCCCTGCAGAGGAACAGTGTATCACCAGGGCTTCCCCAGCGACCAGCCAGTGCTG GGGCCATGCTGGGAGGAGACCTTAATAGTGCTAATGGAGCCTGTCCCAGCCCTGTTG GGAATGGCTATGTCAGTGCCCGGGCCTCCCCCGGCCTCCTCCCTGTCGCGAATGGCAACAGCCTGAGCAAAGTCATCCCGGCCAAGtctccacccccacccacccacagtGCCCAGCTTGGGGCCCCCAGCAGAAAGCCGGACCTTCGAGTCATCACCTCCCAGGGTGGGAAGGGGTTAATGCATCACTTG actGAGGACCATTTAGATCTG AACAATGCCCAACGTCTCGGGGTCTCCCAGTCCACCCACTCACTCACCACCCCTGTGGTCTCTGTGGCAACACCCAGTTTACTCAGCCAAGGGCTTCCCTTCTCCTCCATGCCTACCGCCTACAACACAG ATTATCAGTTGACCAGCGCAGAGCTCTCTTCCCTCCCGGCTTTCAGCTCAACTGGGGGACTGTCGCTAGGCAACGTCACTGCCtggcaacagcaacaacagccaCAGCCACCCCAGCAACAGCCACAGCCAccacaacaaccaccaccacagcCACAGCCACAGCCCCAACAGCAACaaccaccgccgccgccgccaccccCCCCACAGCAACAGTCCCACCTGGTCCCCGTGTCTCTCAGCAACCTAAT CCCGGGCAGTCCCTTGCCTCACGTTGCTGCAGCCCTCACCGTCACCACCCACCCCCACATCAGCATCAAGTCAGAGCCGGTGTCCCCGAGCAGAGAGCGCAGCCCAGCACCGCCAGCCCCTGCCCCCTTCCCAGCCCCGGCTCGGCCCGAGCCCGGGGATGGCCTCAGCAGCCCCGCCGGGGCATCCTATGAAGCTGGGGAGCGGGATGACGGGAGGGGTGACTTCGGGCCGACCTTGGGGCTGCTCCGCCCAGCCCCAGAGCCCGACACTGAGAGCTCGGCAGTGAAGCGGATGCGGCTGGACACCTGG ACATTAAAGTGA
- the MEF2D gene encoding myocyte-specific enhancer factor 2D isoform X5 produces the protein MGRKKIQIQRITDERNRQVTFTKRKFGLMKKAYELSVLCDCEIALIIFNHSNKLFQYASTDMDKVLLKYTEYNEPHESRTNADIIETLRKKGFNGCDSPEPDGEDSLEQSPLLEDKYRPASEELDGLFRRYGSAVPAPNFAMPVTVPVSNQNSLQFSNPGGSLVTPSLVTSSLTDPRLLSPQQPALQRNSVSPGLPQRPASAGAMLGGDLNSANGACPSPVGNGYVSARASPGLLPVANGNSLSKVIPAKSPPPPTHSAQLGAPSRKPDLRVITSQGGKGLMHHLNNAQRLGVSQSTHSLTTPVVSVATPSLLSQGLPFSSMPTAYNTDYQLTSAELSSLPAFSSTGGLSLGNVTAWQQQQQPQPPQQQPQPPQQPPPQPQPQPQQQQPPPPPPPPPQQQSHLVPVSLSNLIPGSPLPHVAAALTVTTHPHISIKSEPVSPSRERSPAPPAPAPFPAPARPEPGDGLSSPAGASYEAGERDDGRGDFGPTLGLLRPAPEPDTESSAVKRMRLDTWTLK, from the exons ATGGGGCGGAAAAAGATCCAGATTCAACGGATCACAGATGAACGGAACCGGCAG GTGACATTCACCAAACGGAAGTTTGGGTTAATGAAGAAAGCCTACGAGCTGAGTGTGTTGTGTGACTGTGAAATTGCCCTCATCATCTTCAACCACTCCAACAAGCTGTTCCAATATGCCAGCACCGACATGGACAAAGTCCTCCTCAAGTACACAGAGTACAACGAGCCTCATGAGAGCCGCACCAATGCCGACATCATTGAG ACCCTGAGGAAGAAAGGCTTCAATGGCTGTGACAGCCCCGAGCCCGATGGGGAGGACTCCCTGGAGCAGAGCCCCCTGCTGGAGGACAAGTATCGGCCGGCCAGTGAGGAGCTGGACGGGCTCTTCCGGCGCTATGGG TCTGCAGTCCCAGCTCCAAATTTCGCCATGCCGGTCACGGTGCCTGTGTCCAATCAGAACTCACTTCAGTTCAGCAACCCTGGGGGTTCTCTGGTGACCCCATCGCTGGTTACGTCATCCCTCACAGACCCAAGGCTCCTGTCCCCCCAGCAGCCGGCCCTGCAGAGGAACAGTGTATCACCAGGGCTTCCCCAGCGACCAGCCAGTGCTG GGGCCATGCTGGGAGGAGACCTTAATAGTGCTAATGGAGCCTGTCCCAGCCCTGTTG GGAATGGCTATGTCAGTGCCCGGGCCTCCCCCGGCCTCCTCCCTGTCGCGAATGGCAACAGCCTGAGCAAAGTCATCCCGGCCAAGtctccacccccacccacccacagtGCCCAGCTTGGGGCCCCCAGCAGAAAGCCGGACCTTCGAGTCATCACCTCCCAGGGTGGGAAGGGGTTAATGCATCACTTG AACAATGCCCAACGTCTCGGGGTCTCCCAGTCCACCCACTCACTCACCACCCCTGTGGTCTCTGTGGCAACACCCAGTTTACTCAGCCAAGGGCTTCCCTTCTCCTCCATGCCTACCGCCTACAACACAG ATTATCAGTTGACCAGCGCAGAGCTCTCTTCCCTCCCGGCTTTCAGCTCAACTGGGGGACTGTCGCTAGGCAACGTCACTGCCtggcaacagcaacaacagccaCAGCCACCCCAGCAACAGCCACAGCCAccacaacaaccaccaccacagcCACAGCCACAGCCCCAACAGCAACaaccaccgccgccgccgccaccccCCCCACAGCAACAGTCCCACCTGGTCCCCGTGTCTCTCAGCAACCTAAT CCCGGGCAGTCCCTTGCCTCACGTTGCTGCAGCCCTCACCGTCACCACCCACCCCCACATCAGCATCAAGTCAGAGCCGGTGTCCCCGAGCAGAGAGCGCAGCCCAGCACCGCCAGCCCCTGCCCCCTTCCCAGCCCCGGCTCGGCCCGAGCCCGGGGATGGCCTCAGCAGCCCCGCCGGGGCATCCTATGAAGCTGGGGAGCGGGATGACGGGAGGGGTGACTTCGGGCCGACCTTGGGGCTGCTCCGCCCAGCCCCAGAGCCCGACACTGAGAGCTCGGCAGTGAAGCGGATGCGGCTGGACACCTGG ACATTAAAGTGA
- the MEF2D gene encoding myocyte-specific enhancer factor 2D isoform X4, translated as MGRKKIQIQRITDERNRQVTFTKRKFGLMKKAYELSVLCDCEIALIIFNHSNKLFQYASTDMDKVLLKYTEYNEPHESRTNADIIEALHKKHRECESPEVDEVFALTPQTEEKYKKIDEEFDKMMQSYRLASAVPAPNFAMPVTVPVSNQNSLQFSNPGGSLVTPSLVTSSLTDPRLLSPQQPALQRNSVSPGLPQRPASAGAMLGGDLNSANGACPSPVGNGYVSARASPGLLPVANGNSLSKVIPAKSPPPPTHSAQLGAPSRKPDLRVITSQGGKGLMHHLTEDHLDLNNAQRLGVSQSTHSLTTPVVSVATPSLLSQGLPFSSMPTAYNTDYQLTSAELSSLPAFSSTGGLSLGNVTAWQQQQQPQPPQQQPQPPQQPPPQPQPQPQQQQPPPPPPPPPQQQSHLVPVSLSNLIPGSPLPHVAAALTVTTHPHISIKSEPVSPSRERSPAPPAPAPFPAPARPEPGDGLSSPAGASYEAGERDDGRGDFGPTLGLLRPAPEPDTESSAVKRMRLDTWTLK; from the exons ATGGGGCGGAAAAAGATCCAGATTCAACGGATCACAGATGAACGGAACCGGCAG GTGACATTCACCAAACGGAAGTTTGGGTTAATGAAGAAAGCCTACGAGCTGAGTGTGTTGTGTGACTGTGAAATTGCCCTCATCATCTTCAACCACTCCAACAAGCTGTTCCAATATGCCAGCACCGACATGGACAAAGTCCTCCTCAAGTACACAGAGTACAACGAGCCTCATGAGAGCCGCACCAATGCCGACATCATTGAG GCGCTGCACAAGAAGCACAGGGAATGTGAGAGCCCCGAGGTGGACGAGGTGTTTGCCCTGACCCCCCAGACggaggagaaatataaaaagatagacGAGGAGTTTGATAAAATGATGCAGAGTTATAGACTGGCC TCTGCAGTCCCAGCTCCAAATTTCGCCATGCCGGTCACGGTGCCTGTGTCCAATCAGAACTCACTTCAGTTCAGCAACCCTGGGGGTTCTCTGGTGACCCCATCGCTGGTTACGTCATCCCTCACAGACCCAAGGCTCCTGTCCCCCCAGCAGCCGGCCCTGCAGAGGAACAGTGTATCACCAGGGCTTCCCCAGCGACCAGCCAGTGCTG GGGCCATGCTGGGAGGAGACCTTAATAGTGCTAATGGAGCCTGTCCCAGCCCTGTTG GGAATGGCTATGTCAGTGCCCGGGCCTCCCCCGGCCTCCTCCCTGTCGCGAATGGCAACAGCCTGAGCAAAGTCATCCCGGCCAAGtctccacccccacccacccacagtGCCCAGCTTGGGGCCCCCAGCAGAAAGCCGGACCTTCGAGTCATCACCTCCCAGGGTGGGAAGGGGTTAATGCATCACTTG actGAGGACCATTTAGATCTG AACAATGCCCAACGTCTCGGGGTCTCCCAGTCCACCCACTCACTCACCACCCCTGTGGTCTCTGTGGCAACACCCAGTTTACTCAGCCAAGGGCTTCCCTTCTCCTCCATGCCTACCGCCTACAACACAG ATTATCAGTTGACCAGCGCAGAGCTCTCTTCCCTCCCGGCTTTCAGCTCAACTGGGGGACTGTCGCTAGGCAACGTCACTGCCtggcaacagcaacaacagccaCAGCCACCCCAGCAACAGCCACAGCCAccacaacaaccaccaccacagcCACAGCCACAGCCCCAACAGCAACaaccaccgccgccgccgccaccccCCCCACAGCAACAGTCCCACCTGGTCCCCGTGTCTCTCAGCAACCTAAT CCCGGGCAGTCCCTTGCCTCACGTTGCTGCAGCCCTCACCGTCACCACCCACCCCCACATCAGCATCAAGTCAGAGCCGGTGTCCCCGAGCAGAGAGCGCAGCCCAGCACCGCCAGCCCCTGCCCCCTTCCCAGCCCCGGCTCGGCCCGAGCCCGGGGATGGCCTCAGCAGCCCCGCCGGGGCATCCTATGAAGCTGGGGAGCGGGATGACGGGAGGGGTGACTTCGGGCCGACCTTGGGGCTGCTCCGCCCAGCCCCAGAGCCCGACACTGAGAGCTCGGCAGTGAAGCGGATGCGGCTGGACACCTGG ACATTAAAGTGA
- the MEF2D gene encoding myocyte-specific enhancer factor 2D isoform X6, with product MGRKKIQIQRITDERNRQVTFTKRKFGLMKKAYELSVLCDCEIALIIFNHSNKLFQYASTDMDKVLLKYTEYNEPHESRTNADIIEALHKKHRECESPEVDEVFALTPQTEEKYKKIDEEFDKMMQSYRLASAVPAPNFAMPVTVPVSNQNSLQFSNPGGSLVTPSLVTSSLTDPRLLSPQQPALQRNSVSPGLPQRPASAGAMLGGDLNSANGACPSPVGNGYVSARASPGLLPVANGNSLSKVIPAKSPPPPTHSAQLGAPSRKPDLRVITSQGGKGLMHHLNNAQRLGVSQSTHSLTTPVVSVATPSLLSQGLPFSSMPTAYNTDYQLTSAELSSLPAFSSTGGLSLGNVTAWQQQQQPQPPQQQPQPPQQPPPQPQPQPQQQQPPPPPPPPPQQQSHLVPVSLSNLIPGSPLPHVAAALTVTTHPHISIKSEPVSPSRERSPAPPAPAPFPAPARPEPGDGLSSPAGASYEAGERDDGRGDFGPTLGLLRPAPEPDTESSAVKRMRLDTWTLK from the exons ATGGGGCGGAAAAAGATCCAGATTCAACGGATCACAGATGAACGGAACCGGCAG GTGACATTCACCAAACGGAAGTTTGGGTTAATGAAGAAAGCCTACGAGCTGAGTGTGTTGTGTGACTGTGAAATTGCCCTCATCATCTTCAACCACTCCAACAAGCTGTTCCAATATGCCAGCACCGACATGGACAAAGTCCTCCTCAAGTACACAGAGTACAACGAGCCTCATGAGAGCCGCACCAATGCCGACATCATTGAG GCGCTGCACAAGAAGCACAGGGAATGTGAGAGCCCCGAGGTGGACGAGGTGTTTGCCCTGACCCCCCAGACggaggagaaatataaaaagatagacGAGGAGTTTGATAAAATGATGCAGAGTTATAGACTGGCC TCTGCAGTCCCAGCTCCAAATTTCGCCATGCCGGTCACGGTGCCTGTGTCCAATCAGAACTCACTTCAGTTCAGCAACCCTGGGGGTTCTCTGGTGACCCCATCGCTGGTTACGTCATCCCTCACAGACCCAAGGCTCCTGTCCCCCCAGCAGCCGGCCCTGCAGAGGAACAGTGTATCACCAGGGCTTCCCCAGCGACCAGCCAGTGCTG GGGCCATGCTGGGAGGAGACCTTAATAGTGCTAATGGAGCCTGTCCCAGCCCTGTTG GGAATGGCTATGTCAGTGCCCGGGCCTCCCCCGGCCTCCTCCCTGTCGCGAATGGCAACAGCCTGAGCAAAGTCATCCCGGCCAAGtctccacccccacccacccacagtGCCCAGCTTGGGGCCCCCAGCAGAAAGCCGGACCTTCGAGTCATCACCTCCCAGGGTGGGAAGGGGTTAATGCATCACTTG AACAATGCCCAACGTCTCGGGGTCTCCCAGTCCACCCACTCACTCACCACCCCTGTGGTCTCTGTGGCAACACCCAGTTTACTCAGCCAAGGGCTTCCCTTCTCCTCCATGCCTACCGCCTACAACACAG ATTATCAGTTGACCAGCGCAGAGCTCTCTTCCCTCCCGGCTTTCAGCTCAACTGGGGGACTGTCGCTAGGCAACGTCACTGCCtggcaacagcaacaacagccaCAGCCACCCCAGCAACAGCCACAGCCAccacaacaaccaccaccacagcCACAGCCACAGCCCCAACAGCAACaaccaccgccgccgccgccaccccCCCCACAGCAACAGTCCCACCTGGTCCCCGTGTCTCTCAGCAACCTAAT CCCGGGCAGTCCCTTGCCTCACGTTGCTGCAGCCCTCACCGTCACCACCCACCCCCACATCAGCATCAAGTCAGAGCCGGTGTCCCCGAGCAGAGAGCGCAGCCCAGCACCGCCAGCCCCTGCCCCCTTCCCAGCCCCGGCTCGGCCCGAGCCCGGGGATGGCCTCAGCAGCCCCGCCGGGGCATCCTATGAAGCTGGGGAGCGGGATGACGGGAGGGGTGACTTCGGGCCGACCTTGGGGCTGCTCCGCCCAGCCCCAGAGCCCGACACTGAGAGCTCGGCAGTGAAGCGGATGCGGCTGGACACCTGG ACATTAAAGTGA
- the MEF2D gene encoding myocyte-specific enhancer factor 2D isoform X1, with protein sequence MGRKKIQIQRITDERNRQVTFTKRKFGLMKKAYELSVLCDCEIALIIFNHSNKLFQYASTDMDKVLLKYTEYNEPHESRTNADIIETLRKKGFNGCDSPEPDGEDSLEQSPLLEDKYRPASEELDGLFRRYGALHKKHRECESPEVDEVFALTPQTEEKYKKIDEEFDKMMQSYRLASAVPAPNFAMPVTVPVSNQNSLQFSNPGGSLVTPSLVTSSLTDPRLLSPQQPALQRNSVSPGLPQRPASAGAMLGGDLNSANGACPSPVGNGYVSARASPGLLPVANGNSLSKVIPAKSPPPPTHSAQLGAPSRKPDLRVITSQGGKGLMHHLTEDHLDLNNAQRLGVSQSTHSLTTPVVSVATPSLLSQGLPFSSMPTAYNTDYQLTSAELSSLPAFSSTGGLSLGNVTAWQQQQQPQPPQQQPQPPQQPPPQPQPQPQQQQPPPPPPPPPQQQSHLVPVSLSNLIPGSPLPHVAAALTVTTHPHISIKSEPVSPSRERSPAPPAPAPFPAPARPEPGDGLSSPAGASYEAGERDDGRGDFGPTLGLLRPAPEPDTESSAVKRMRLDTWTLK encoded by the exons ATGGGGCGGAAAAAGATCCAGATTCAACGGATCACAGATGAACGGAACCGGCAG GTGACATTCACCAAACGGAAGTTTGGGTTAATGAAGAAAGCCTACGAGCTGAGTGTGTTGTGTGACTGTGAAATTGCCCTCATCATCTTCAACCACTCCAACAAGCTGTTCCAATATGCCAGCACCGACATGGACAAAGTCCTCCTCAAGTACACAGAGTACAACGAGCCTCATGAGAGCCGCACCAATGCCGACATCATTGAG ACCCTGAGGAAGAAAGGCTTCAATGGCTGTGACAGCCCCGAGCCCGATGGGGAGGACTCCCTGGAGCAGAGCCCCCTGCTGGAGGACAAGTATCGGCCGGCCAGTGAGGAGCTGGACGGGCTCTTCCGGCGCTATGGG GCGCTGCACAAGAAGCACAGGGAATGTGAGAGCCCCGAGGTGGACGAGGTGTTTGCCCTGACCCCCCAGACggaggagaaatataaaaagatagacGAGGAGTTTGATAAAATGATGCAGAGTTATAGACTGGCC TCTGCAGTCCCAGCTCCAAATTTCGCCATGCCGGTCACGGTGCCTGTGTCCAATCAGAACTCACTTCAGTTCAGCAACCCTGGGGGTTCTCTGGTGACCCCATCGCTGGTTACGTCATCCCTCACAGACCCAAGGCTCCTGTCCCCCCAGCAGCCGGCCCTGCAGAGGAACAGTGTATCACCAGGGCTTCCCCAGCGACCAGCCAGTGCTG GGGCCATGCTGGGAGGAGACCTTAATAGTGCTAATGGAGCCTGTCCCAGCCCTGTTG GGAATGGCTATGTCAGTGCCCGGGCCTCCCCCGGCCTCCTCCCTGTCGCGAATGGCAACAGCCTGAGCAAAGTCATCCCGGCCAAGtctccacccccacccacccacagtGCCCAGCTTGGGGCCCCCAGCAGAAAGCCGGACCTTCGAGTCATCACCTCCCAGGGTGGGAAGGGGTTAATGCATCACTTG actGAGGACCATTTAGATCTG AACAATGCCCAACGTCTCGGGGTCTCCCAGTCCACCCACTCACTCACCACCCCTGTGGTCTCTGTGGCAACACCCAGTTTACTCAGCCAAGGGCTTCCCTTCTCCTCCATGCCTACCGCCTACAACACAG ATTATCAGTTGACCAGCGCAGAGCTCTCTTCCCTCCCGGCTTTCAGCTCAACTGGGGGACTGTCGCTAGGCAACGTCACTGCCtggcaacagcaacaacagccaCAGCCACCCCAGCAACAGCCACAGCCAccacaacaaccaccaccacagcCACAGCCACAGCCCCAACAGCAACaaccaccgccgccgccgccaccccCCCCACAGCAACAGTCCCACCTGGTCCCCGTGTCTCTCAGCAACCTAAT CCCGGGCAGTCCCTTGCCTCACGTTGCTGCAGCCCTCACCGTCACCACCCACCCCCACATCAGCATCAAGTCAGAGCCGGTGTCCCCGAGCAGAGAGCGCAGCCCAGCACCGCCAGCCCCTGCCCCCTTCCCAGCCCCGGCTCGGCCCGAGCCCGGGGATGGCCTCAGCAGCCCCGCCGGGGCATCCTATGAAGCTGGGGAGCGGGATGACGGGAGGGGTGACTTCGGGCCGACCTTGGGGCTGCTCCGCCCAGCCCCAGAGCCCGACACTGAGAGCTCGGCAGTGAAGCGGATGCGGCTGGACACCTGG ACATTAAAGTGA
- the MEF2D gene encoding myocyte-specific enhancer factor 2D isoform X2: MGRKKIQIQRITDERNRQVTFTKRKFGLMKKAYELSVLCDCEIALIIFNHSNKLFQYASTDMDKVLLKYTEYNEPHESRTNADIIETLRKKGFNGCDSPEPDGEDSLEQSPLLEDKYRPASEELDGLFRRYGALHKKHRECESPEVDEVFALTPQTEEKYKKIDEEFDKMMQSYRLASAVPAPNFAMPVTVPVSNQNSLQFSNPGGSLVTPSLVTSSLTDPRLLSPQQPALQRNSVSPGLPQRPASAGAMLGGDLNSANGACPSPVGNGYVSARASPGLLPVANGNSLSKVIPAKSPPPPTHSAQLGAPSRKPDLRVITSQGGKGLMHHLNNAQRLGVSQSTHSLTTPVVSVATPSLLSQGLPFSSMPTAYNTDYQLTSAELSSLPAFSSTGGLSLGNVTAWQQQQQPQPPQQQPQPPQQPPPQPQPQPQQQQPPPPPPPPPQQQSHLVPVSLSNLIPGSPLPHVAAALTVTTHPHISIKSEPVSPSRERSPAPPAPAPFPAPARPEPGDGLSSPAGASYEAGERDDGRGDFGPTLGLLRPAPEPDTESSAVKRMRLDTWTLK; encoded by the exons ATGGGGCGGAAAAAGATCCAGATTCAACGGATCACAGATGAACGGAACCGGCAG GTGACATTCACCAAACGGAAGTTTGGGTTAATGAAGAAAGCCTACGAGCTGAGTGTGTTGTGTGACTGTGAAATTGCCCTCATCATCTTCAACCACTCCAACAAGCTGTTCCAATATGCCAGCACCGACATGGACAAAGTCCTCCTCAAGTACACAGAGTACAACGAGCCTCATGAGAGCCGCACCAATGCCGACATCATTGAG ACCCTGAGGAAGAAAGGCTTCAATGGCTGTGACAGCCCCGAGCCCGATGGGGAGGACTCCCTGGAGCAGAGCCCCCTGCTGGAGGACAAGTATCGGCCGGCCAGTGAGGAGCTGGACGGGCTCTTCCGGCGCTATGGG GCGCTGCACAAGAAGCACAGGGAATGTGAGAGCCCCGAGGTGGACGAGGTGTTTGCCCTGACCCCCCAGACggaggagaaatataaaaagatagacGAGGAGTTTGATAAAATGATGCAGAGTTATAGACTGGCC TCTGCAGTCCCAGCTCCAAATTTCGCCATGCCGGTCACGGTGCCTGTGTCCAATCAGAACTCACTTCAGTTCAGCAACCCTGGGGGTTCTCTGGTGACCCCATCGCTGGTTACGTCATCCCTCACAGACCCAAGGCTCCTGTCCCCCCAGCAGCCGGCCCTGCAGAGGAACAGTGTATCACCAGGGCTTCCCCAGCGACCAGCCAGTGCTG GGGCCATGCTGGGAGGAGACCTTAATAGTGCTAATGGAGCCTGTCCCAGCCCTGTTG GGAATGGCTATGTCAGTGCCCGGGCCTCCCCCGGCCTCCTCCCTGTCGCGAATGGCAACAGCCTGAGCAAAGTCATCCCGGCCAAGtctccacccccacccacccacagtGCCCAGCTTGGGGCCCCCAGCAGAAAGCCGGACCTTCGAGTCATCACCTCCCAGGGTGGGAAGGGGTTAATGCATCACTTG AACAATGCCCAACGTCTCGGGGTCTCCCAGTCCACCCACTCACTCACCACCCCTGTGGTCTCTGTGGCAACACCCAGTTTACTCAGCCAAGGGCTTCCCTTCTCCTCCATGCCTACCGCCTACAACACAG ATTATCAGTTGACCAGCGCAGAGCTCTCTTCCCTCCCGGCTTTCAGCTCAACTGGGGGACTGTCGCTAGGCAACGTCACTGCCtggcaacagcaacaacagccaCAGCCACCCCAGCAACAGCCACAGCCAccacaacaaccaccaccacagcCACAGCCACAGCCCCAACAGCAACaaccaccgccgccgccgccaccccCCCCACAGCAACAGTCCCACCTGGTCCCCGTGTCTCTCAGCAACCTAAT CCCGGGCAGTCCCTTGCCTCACGTTGCTGCAGCCCTCACCGTCACCACCCACCCCCACATCAGCATCAAGTCAGAGCCGGTGTCCCCGAGCAGAGAGCGCAGCCCAGCACCGCCAGCCCCTGCCCCCTTCCCAGCCCCGGCTCGGCCCGAGCCCGGGGATGGCCTCAGCAGCCCCGCCGGGGCATCCTATGAAGCTGGGGAGCGGGATGACGGGAGGGGTGACTTCGGGCCGACCTTGGGGCTGCTCCGCCCAGCCCCAGAGCCCGACACTGAGAGCTCGGCAGTGAAGCGGATGCGGCTGGACACCTGG ACATTAAAGTGA